Proteins from a single region of Thermococcus sp. CX2:
- a CDS encoding DNA-directed RNA polymerase subunit D, with amino-acid sequence MKFEILDKREDSIKFIVEGVDIPFANALRRTILSEVPTFAVDEVELFENDSALFDEIIAHRLAMIPLTTPVGRFSLDALELDDYTVTLSLEAEGPGMVYSGDLKSDDPDVRPANPNIPIVKLAEGQRLTLNAYAKLGRGKDHAKWQPGFVYYKYLTKIHVSKEVPDWEELKALAEKRGLPVEETENELIITTIKAFYLPRKFDRFVGDKITEEVVPNTFVFTVETNGELPVEEIVTIALKILMRKSDRFISELHKLAE; translated from the coding sequence ATGAAGTTTGAGATTCTTGACAAAAGGGAGGACTCGATTAAGTTCATCGTTGAGGGAGTTGACATTCCCTTTGCCAACGCCCTCAGGAGAACCATCCTCTCAGAGGTTCCCACATTTGCTGTAGATGAGGTTGAGTTATTCGAGAACGATTCGGCCCTCTTTGACGAGATTATCGCTCACCGCCTGGCAATGATTCCACTCACTACGCCAGTTGGGAGGTTTTCCCTCGATGCTTTAGAGCTTGACGACTACACGGTTACCCTTTCTCTGGAGGCAGAGGGCCCGGGTATGGTGTATTCGGGCGACCTTAAGAGCGACGACCCGGACGTCAGGCCAGCAAACCCAAACATCCCAATAGTCAAGCTCGCTGAGGGACAGAGGCTCACGCTCAACGCCTATGCCAAGCTCGGCCGCGGAAAGGACCACGCGAAATGGCAGCCAGGGTTTGTCTACTACAAGTACCTGACCAAAATCCACGTCAGCAAAGAGGTTCCGGACTGGGAGGAGCTTAAGGCCTTGGCTGAAAAGCGCGGTCTCCCGGTGGAGGAGACTGAGAACGAGCTGATCATAACGACAATTAAGGCGTTTTACCTTCCAAGAAAGTTCGACCGGTTTGTGGGTGATAAGATCACCGAAGAGGTTGTGCCCAATACGTTCGTCTTTACCGTGGAAACCAACGGGGAGCTCCCCGTTGAGGAAATAGTTACCATAGCTCTCAAGATTCTGATGAGGAAGAGCGATAGATTTATAAGCGAACTCCATAAATTAGCCGAGTGA
- a CDS encoding 30S ribosomal protein S11 — MSEEQQVVNLKKKEKWGVAHIYSSYNNTIIHITDLTGAETVSRWSGGMVVKADRDEPSPYAAMIAAKRAAEEAMEKGFVGVHIKVRAPGGSKSKTPGPGAQAAIRALARAGLKIGRVEDVTPIPHDGTRPKGGRRGRRV, encoded by the coding sequence GAGGAGCAGCAGGTTGTTAACCTTAAGAAGAAGGAGAAGTGGGGCGTTGCCCACATCTACTCCTCCTACAACAACACCATCATCCACATCACCGACCTCACCGGGGCCGAGACCGTCTCCAGGTGGAGCGGTGGTATGGTCGTTAAGGCCGACAGGGACGAGCCCTCGCCCTACGCGGCTATGATAGCCGCCAAGAGGGCCGCCGAGGAGGCCATGGAGAAGGGCTTCGTCGGTGTACACATCAAGGTTCGCGCCCCGGGCGGAAGCAAGAGCAAGACCCCTGGTCCGGGTGCCCAGGCAGCCATCAGAGCCCTCGCCAGGGCCGGACTGAAGATAGGAAGGGTCGAGGACGTTACCCCGATTCCGCACGACGGCACCAGACCGAAGGGCGGAAGAAGGGGCAGGAGAGTCTGA